Within the Streptomyces sp. YIM 121038 genome, the region CTGGGACTCGGACTGCTGCCCGTGCTGCCCGCGGGCGTACCGGTCCTGGTGGCCGCGCTCGCCGTGCCGATCGTCCTCTACGGAGAGGGCCTCCGCGCACAGCGCGCGACCCCAAGGGGCGACCGTTGAACATCGCGACCCAAAGGGGCAACCGTTGAACATCTGGACGGCCATCGCCGTGACCGCCGTCAGCTGCTACGCGGTCAAGCTCGCGGGACTCCTGGTGCCCGCCGGAGCCCTGGAGCGGCCTCTCGTGAAGCGCATGGCCGCCCTGCTGCCGGTCGCGCTGCTCGCCGCCCTCACCGCCCAGCAGGCCTTCGCCGACGGCCGGACCCTGGTGCTCGACGCCAAGGCCGCGGGGCTCGCGGCGGCCGTCGTGGCGCTGCTGCTGCGCGCGCCGTTCCTGGTCGTCATCGCCGCAGCCGTCGCCGTCACGGCGGGCGTGCGGGCACTCACGGGGTGACGGCCGGGCCGCCACCCCGGGGGCCGGCTCAGCCGATCGGCCGCCCGTGCGCGGCGAGCGTGCGCAGGGCCTCGATCGTCACGATCGGCCGCCACTCCAGAGCGGTGCCCGGAGCCCACTGCCGCCACCGGATCGGCCAACCGCCGTCTTCTTGCTGGTCGTTCACGAGGAAGTCCAGGGAGCGCGCCATCTCCTCGTCCGTGAACCAGGAGCGGGCGAGCGAGTCGGGGGACTTCGCGAAGTCGTGGGCGAAGTGGTGCTCACCCGGCGCGTACCCCTCGGGCACCGGATACGCGGCGGCCCGCTCCGGCTCCAGGGCCATGAGGCGCTGCTCGCGCACCAGACGGCCGAGCCGGTCGGCCGCCGCCTCCGCGCGCGGGCGGTCCGGTGCGCCGTCCAGGAAGGCGACCGCCGCCTGGACCTCGTACGGATGCGACTTCTCCAGGGACTCCACGGCCTGCCAGCAGAAGTCGGTGGCCCGGAACAGCCAGGCGTGCCAGACCTCGTTGCGGTGCAACAGGCCCACCACGGGCCCGGTGGCGAGCAGCTCGCTCGGCGGGTCGTCCACCACGGGCACGAACGGCGCCAGGGGGTAGCCGCGCTGGCTCGGATGGATCGCCGGCAGGGCACCGTCGGCCGTCGACACCGAGGTCAGATAGCGGCACACGCGCTCCACCCGCAGCCCGCCGCAGCGGCCGATGGAGTCCAGGACCCGCAGCGCGTGACCGGTGTGCAGCGGCTGGCTGACGGGTCCGCGCAGATCGGGTTCGAGCGCGTGGCCGTACCCGCCGTCCGCGTTGCCGTACGCGGCGAGGGCCGTTTCCACCGTGTCGGCGCCGTCGCCGCTGTCCGTGCCGTCCGTGCCGTGCAGGAAGTGGTACGCGAAGCGTCGCTGTTCGAGGACGCGCGCGGTGAGCCAGACGAACTGTTCGGCGCGCGCGAGCGGGGAGGACGCGGCGTGCGGGGACGCTCCGTTTTCGGCCATGTTCCGACGGTAGGGCGGAATGCGCCGCCGACAAGCCCTCCGGGCTCGGCTGCACTCTCAGGGGCGCGATACTGGACGCATGCGGTTGACGGTCTTCTGGCAGCGAATGGCAGCCCACTTCGGCGCGGGGTACGCGGACTCCTTCGCGCGCGACCACGTGATGTCCGAGCTGGGCGGACGGACGGTGCACGAAGCACTGGACGCGGGCTGGGAGGCGAAGGAGGTCTGGCGGGCGGTGTGCAAGGCCGTGGACGTACCGGCCGAAAAACGCTGATCCACGGAGGCGACGAGATGGCCCTCCGGGGGCCGAGAGGTGTCCCCGGGGCGAGCACGCGGAGCCCCGCGCGGGCGCGCGGAGACCGCGGCGCCGCGTGCGGGATGTGAGGAGCGCCGCGAACAGGCGGGGGCGACGGCCGATCGCCGCCCCCGTGGGCGAGACTGGCACGGTGGCACCCACAGACGACACCGCGCAGATCACCTCCGAGGCCATGACGCCGCCCGGCACCACGCCGCCCGCCCAGCCCCCCGCCGGGGCCGGGGAGGGACGTGGCCCGGGCATGCCGCGCTGGCTGCCGCGTGCCATGGTGCTCGCGCTCGCCCTGGTCGCCTGTTTCCAGCTCGGCAGCTGGGCCTTCCACCAGCTGACCGGACTGCTGATCAACATCCTGATCGCGTTCTTCCTGGCGCTCGCCGTCGAGCCCGCCGTGAGCTGGATGGCGGCGCGCGGGCTGCGCCGGGGCCTGGCCACGGGCATCGTCTTCCTCGGCGTGATCATCGCCACCGCGGGCTTCATCACGATGATGGGCTCGATGCTCGCGGGCCAGATCGTCGACATGGTCGAGGACTTCCCGGACTACCTGGACAAGGTCATCCGCTGGATCAACCAGACCTTCGACACGGACCTGTCCCGCGTCGAGGTCCAGGACAGCCTGGTCCACTCCGACTGGCTGCGGAAGTACGTACAGAACAGCGCCAGCGGCGTCCTGGACGTCTCCGCGCAGGTGCTCGGGGGCCTCTTCCAGCTCCTGACGATCCTGCTGTTCTCGTTCTACTTCGCCGCCGACGGGCCCCGGCTGCGGCGCGCGCTGTGCTCCGTGCTCCCGCCCGCCAAGCAGGCCGAGGTGCTGCGCGCCTGGGAGATCGCGGTCAACAAGACCGGCGGCTACCTCTACTCGCGCGGCCTGATGGCACTGATCTCCGGGATCGCGCACTACATCCTGCTGCAGATCCTCGAAGTGCCCTACGCCCCCGCCCTCGCGGTGTGGGTGGGCCTGGTGTCGCAGTTCATCCCGACGATCGGCACGTACCTGGCGGGCGCCCTGCCGATGCTGATCGCCTTCACCGTCGACCCCTGGTACGCGGTGTGGGTGCTGGGCTTCGTGGTCATCTACCAGCAGTTCGAGAACTACGTCCTGCAGCCCAAGCTCACCGCCAAGAGCGTGGACATCCACCCGGCGGTCGCCTTCGGGTCGGTCATCGCGGGCACGGCGCTGCTCGGCGCGGTCGGCGCCCTGATCGCCATCCCGGCGGTGGCGACGCTGCAGGCGTTCCTCGGGGCGTACGTGAAGCGGTACGACGTCATGGACGACCCGCGGGTGCACGGACACCGCCGCCGCGGCGGCACGCCCCTGCTCGACCGGCTGCGGCGCGCGCTGACGCCTCCGGGGCGCGAGGGCTGAGGGCTCCGCGGGGCCGCGTTCCGCCGGACCCCGACGGCTGAAGCGCGGGTTCCGCTCATGGGTCGACCCGTCGGGCGCGCCTGGCGTGGTGCGCTTGACAGCAAAATCGAACATCCATTCTTATGGGGGCTCCGGCGGCGTCGTACCGGGGGTTCGCGGGGGGATTCCCGGGTGCGCCGGTGGGTTGCGGCGGGCCGAGGGGCCTGAGTTATCCACAGGCCGGACGGGCGTCGGGGCGCATTGTCAGTGGCAGGCGTTAGCGTCTTTGACGTGAAGCGATCGACTCAAGCAAACCGGGTGGAACCCATGGCAGGAACCGACCGCGAGAAGGCGCTCGACGCCGCGCTCGCACAGATTGAACGGCAATTCGGCAAGGGCGCGGTCATGCGCATGGGCGAGCGGTCCCAGGAGCCCATCGAGGTCATCCCGACCGGCTCGACCGCGCTCGACGTCGCGCTCGGCGTCGGCGGCATCCCGCGCGGCCGTGTGGTGGAGATCTACGGCCCGGAGTCCTCCGGTAAGACGACCCTCACGCTGCACGCCGTGGCCAACGCGCAGCGGGCTGGCGGCGCCGTCGCCTTCGTGGACGCGGAGCACGCCCTCGACCCGGAGTACGCGAAGAAGCTCGGCGTCGACATCGACAACCTCATCCTGTCCCAGCCGGACAACGGCGAGCAGGCCCTCGAGATCGTCGACATGCTGGTCCGCTCCGGCGCGCTCGACCTGATCGTCATCGACTCGGTGGCGGCCC harbors:
- a CDS encoding AzlD domain-containing protein; this encodes MNIWTAIAVTAVSCYAVKLAGLLVPAGALERPLVKRMAALLPVALLAALTAQQAFADGRTLVLDAKAAGLAAAVVALLLRAPFLVVIAAAVAVTAGVRALTG
- a CDS encoding DUF3046 domain-containing protein, translated to MRLTVFWQRMAAHFGAGYADSFARDHVMSELGGRTVHEALDAGWEAKEVWRAVCKAVDVPAEKR
- a CDS encoding AI-2E family transporter is translated as MPRWLPRAMVLALALVACFQLGSWAFHQLTGLLINILIAFFLALAVEPAVSWMAARGLRRGLATGIVFLGVIIATAGFITMMGSMLAGQIVDMVEDFPDYLDKVIRWINQTFDTDLSRVEVQDSLVHSDWLRKYVQNSASGVLDVSAQVLGGLFQLLTILLFSFYFAADGPRLRRALCSVLPPAKQAEVLRAWEIAVNKTGGYLYSRGLMALISGIAHYILLQILEVPYAPALAVWVGLVSQFIPTIGTYLAGALPMLIAFTVDPWYAVWVLGFVVIYQQFENYVLQPKLTAKSVDIHPAVAFGSVIAGTALLGAVGALIAIPAVATLQAFLGAYVKRYDVMDDPRVHGHRRRGGTPLLDRLRRALTPPGREG